One window from the genome of Sulfuricurvum sp. IAE1 encodes:
- a CDS encoding tRNA (cytidine(34)-2'-O)-methyltransferase: MFNIVLVTPQIPNNTGAIGRLCVNTASTLHLVKPLGFDIGEKALRRAGMDYWHKLDLQVWESLDDFLEAHPNRERFFLATTKTDRPYFDIQFRQGDYLIFGSETSGLPAKMLESFGEQTLTIPMAKEGRSLNLAISTGIILYEAIKQNFDAYKELM; the protein is encoded by the coding sequence ATGTTCAATATCGTCCTCGTAACTCCGCAAATCCCGAACAATACCGGCGCTATCGGGCGTTTATGCGTCAATACCGCTTCCACGCTTCATCTGGTCAAACCGTTGGGATTCGATATCGGCGAAAAGGCGCTCCGGCGGGCGGGAATGGATTACTGGCACAAACTTGATCTTCAAGTATGGGAATCTCTTGATGATTTTCTCGAAGCCCACCCGAACCGTGAACGCTTTTTCCTGGCGACGACGAAGACCGACCGCCCTTATTTCGATATTCAATTCCGCCAGGGGGATTATTTGATCTTCGGAAGCGAGACTTCGGGGCTGCCGGCGAAGATGCTCGAATCTTTTGGGGAACAGACGCTCACCATCCCGATGGCGAAAGAGGGGCGCAGCCTGAATCTGGCAATCAGTACGGGCATCATATTATACGAAGCAATCAAGCAGAATTTTGACGCGTATAAGGAGCTGATGTGA